In one Oncorhynchus nerka isolate Pitt River linkage group LG7, Oner_Uvic_2.0, whole genome shotgun sequence genomic region, the following are encoded:
- the LOC115132001 gene encoding protein-S-isoprenylcysteine O-methyltransferase-like, whose protein sequence is MAGNKLALEGKISIISFLLGLGVVIIPLIRTFAGHLDWVFDYLTGVRGKIAIAVYIAVLNGFLLIIYKGPLYKVAVRACFLGFTFGCGLIISFSQTTWTHFGWYMCSMSFFHYSEYLVTAIINPRSLSLDSFLLNHSVEYTVAAVSSWVEFTIEKLSIPELKQLSWLSLVGLVMVLCGDFLRKSAMLTAGSNFNHIVQNEKAQSHVLVTDGVYAFFRHPSYVGWFYWSIGTQVMLCNPVCIAGYTMASWRFFRERIEEEELSLLHFFGEDYLEYKKKVGTGLPFISGIRINSS, encoded by the exons ATGGCAGGCAATAAGTTGGCATTAGAGGGAAAAATAAGTATTATAAGCTTTCTTTTAGGGCTTGGCGTTGTTATAATTCCCCTTATTAGAACATTCGCTGGACACCTTGACTGGGTATTCGACTATCTCACTGGAGTGAGGGGGAAAATAGCTATTGCGGTGTACATCGCTGTTCTCAATGGCTTCTTGCTAATCATATATAAGGGACCTCTATATAAG GTTGCTGTGCGAGCCTGCTTCCTTGGTTTTACTTTTGGGTGTGGCTTGATCATAAGCTTTTCCCAAACTACATGGACACACTTTGGCTG GTACATGTGTTCCATGTCTTTCTTCCACTACTCTGAGTACTTGGTGACGGCCATCATTAACCCCCGCAGCCTGTCTCTGGACTCATTCCTGCTCAACCACAGTGTGGAGTACACCGTGGCTGCCGTCTCCTCGTGGGTGGAGTTCACTATAGAGAAGCTCTCTATCCCAG AGCTGAAGCAGCTGAGCTGGCTCAGCCTGGTGGGCCTGGTGATGGTGCTGTGTGGGGACTTCCTGCGTAAGTCTGCCATGCTGACGGCTGGCTCTAACTTTAACCACATCGTCCAGAACGAGAAGGCCCAGAGCCACGTGCTGGTCACCGATGGGGTCTATGCCTTCTTCAGACACCCGTCCTACGTGGGCTGGTTCTACTGGAGCATTGGCACACAG GTGATGCTGTGCAACCCTGTCTGCATCGCGGGCTACACCATGGCCAGTTGGCGCTTCTTCCGTGAACGGATTGAGGAGGAggagctctctctcctccatttctttGGAGAGGACTACCTGGAATACAAGAAGAAGGTGGGCACCGGCCTGCCCTTTATTTCAGGCATCCGCATCAACAGCTCCTAG